From Rutidosis leptorrhynchoides isolate AG116_Rl617_1_P2 chromosome 3, CSIRO_AGI_Rlap_v1, whole genome shotgun sequence, a single genomic window includes:
- the LOC139901158 gene encoding uncharacterized protein, with translation MTSNAIQSVNNMTIRSILEKEKLKGNNFIDWYRNLQIVLRSERKLHHLENPLPEAPPETASTTVCNAYTKQYNEQIEVAGLMLASMTSELQKNLVDYNAYDMIGKLKTMFQQQAEQELFETVKAFHAC, from the coding sequence ATGACATCAAACGCAATTCAATCCGTAAACAACATGACCATAAGGTCAATCCTTGAGAAGGAAAAGTTGAAAGGTAACAACTTCATTGACTGGTATCGAAACCTTCAGATTGTCTTAAGGTCTGAAAGGAAGTTGCACCATCTGGAAAATCCTTTACCCGAGGCCCCACCTGAGACTGCTAGTACTACTGTTTGTAATGCTTATACTAAGCAGTACAACGAACAAATTGAAGTAGCAGGTCTTATGCTTGCTAGCATGACCTCTGAGCTCCAAAAGAACTTAGTGGACTATAATGCATATGACATGATTGGGAAACTCAAGACGATGTTCCAACAGCAGGCTGAACAGGAATTGTTTGAAACTGTGAAAGCGTTTCACGCTTGCTAA